In the genome of Aspergillus luchuensis IFO 4308 DNA, chromosome 2, nearly complete sequence, one region contains:
- a CDS encoding uncharacterized protein (COG:S;~EggNog:ENOG410PV0H;~InterPro:IPR019261,IPR043472,IPR012664;~PFAM:PF10021): MSQKLLPDYFRPVNVRPRPMSGADRRAILRATAEETQALLPGILSTVPRAPPTAQYCPRIRYPSLNPRFSPKLSTHVEVIFGDTFDIAIRVNSPSRQFRQSDTRNVCVLNMANERNPGGGWRNGAMAQEEALCYRSSLSSTLKYRYYPIGERDAIYSPTVVIFRESFTQGHGLMDLQKPEHLPIVSVISVAALEGPEVDYTANPAAFKFRSDRELTKDKMRSILRIAGYKKHRRIVLGALGCGAFANPNAEVAQCWFEVLKENEFQGWWERIVFAVLDDMSKVAQGDSNFDVFRERLHGLKV; this comes from the coding sequence ATGAGCCAAAAGTTATTACCGGACTACTTCCGACCGGTCAATGTGCGACCACGGCCTATGTCGGGAGCTGATAGGAGAGCAATACTAAGAGCGACCGCGGAAGAGACTCAAGCCCTTCTCCCCGGCATTCTAAGTACAGTGCCTCGGGCACCTCCAACAGCACAGTACTGTCCACGCATCAGATATCCTTCTTTAAATCCAAGGTTCAGTCCAAAGCTATCAACCCATGTCGAAGTCATATTTGGAGATACGTTCGACATCGCCATTAGGGTTAATAGCCCCTCCAGGCAATTCCGGCAAAGTGACACGCGGAACGTGTGTGTCTTGAATATGGCCAACGAAAGGAATCCAGGCGGCGGTTGGCGTAATGGAGCTATGGCTCAGGAGGAGGCTCTTTGCTATCGCAGCAGCCTCAGCTCCACCCTTAAATACCGATACTATCCCATAGGAGAACGAGACGCCATCTATTCTCCGACCGTCGTTATCTTCCGTGAAAGTTTCACACAGGGTCATGGGCTGATGGACCTGCAGAAGCCTGAACATCTTCCTATTGTGAGCGTTATTAGCGTTGCTGCCCTGGAAGGACCAGAGGTGGACTATACGGCAAATCCAGCGGCATTCAAGTTTCGTTCTGATCGAGAACTGACCAAAGACAAGATGCGGTCTATTCTCCGCATTGCAGGATATAAGAAGCATCGGAGAATAGTTTTAGGAGCTCTGGGTTGTGGCGCATTTGCGAACCCAAACGCCGAGGTTGCTCAATGTTGGTTCGAAGTCCTGAAAGAAAACGAATTCCAGGGATGGTGGGAGAGGATTGTATTTGCGGTTTTAGATGACATGTCGAAAGTTGCTCAGGGTGACAGCAATTTCGATGTCTTCCGGGAAAGGCTGCATGGATTGAAGGTATGA
- the nar1 gene encoding iron-sulfur cluster assembly protein NAR1 (BUSCO:EOG09261P7G;~COG:Y;~EggNog:ENOG410PGEE;~InterPro:IPR004108,IPR009016;~PFAM:PF02906), which yields MSAILSADDLNDFISPGVACIKPVETLPAKDPSKTDYPYEVTTEDKVQPENLPPAQISLTDCLACSGCVTSAEAVLISLQSHAEVLNTLDAHPELLINRENGTLAQGLGTDNDEGRVFVASVSPQVRASLAATYGITEKEASYMIQQFLSGPHGLRAGGKNGSGFTWVVDTNVLREAVLVLTADEVGETLTTNPDSPSTTSATNTLPKRPILSSACPGWICYAEKTHPFVLPHLSRLKSPQALAGTFFKTVLSKSLGIPASRIWHLAVMPCFDKKLEASREELTDASWLSAKDEDHTPVRDVDCVITTRELLSLASSRGLALPNLPFKSLPQAYIPPFPDTTLNEFLFSKCSPGQSTAAGTSGGYLHHVLQTFQARNPGSEIVTQRGRNADVVEYTLMSSEHTPILKAARYYGFRNIQNLVRKLKPARASRLPGGNRRMPVGRGAASGGSGTDYAYVEVMACPGGCTNGGGQIRIEDAREASSSVQSSTSGEVPDSSSKPTPHEQRAWLARVDEAYYSAESDSESEAGSQSQPLTILEKEDKVHDAMRYWSDSMGIPLSKLAYTTYREVESDVGKSQPAANDTTRVAELAGKIGGGW from the exons ATGAGTGCAATTCTATCTGCAGACGACTTGAACGATTTCATCTCTCCCGGAGTTGCGTGCATCAAGCCTGTGGAAACTCTCCCTGCAAAGGATCCCTCGAAAACAGAT TACCCCTATGAAGTGACCACAGAAGACAAAGTGCAGCCTGAAAATCTTCCACCGGCACAAATCTCTTTGACTGACTGCCTCGCATGCTCTGGGTGCGTCACTTCAGCTGAGGCCGTGCTCATCTCGTTGCAATCGCATGCGGAAGTCCTCAACACTTTGGATGCGCATCCCGAGTTGCTGATCAACCGTGAAAATGGGACATTAGCACAGGGTCTGGGCACGGACAATGACGAAGGCCGAGTTTTCGTCGCAAGTGTTAGCCCTCAGGTGAGGGCCAGCCTAGCAGCAACCTATGGAATCACGGAGAAGGAAGCATCATACATGATCCAGCAGTTCCTCAGCGGTCCCCATGGTTTGCGTGCCGGAGGCAAGAATGGCAGCGGCTTCACATGGGTTGTCGACACCAATGTTCTGCGTGAGGCTGTCTTGGTTCTTACGGCGGACGAAGTTGGCGAGACTTTGACGACCAACCCCGATTCCCCTAGCACAACCAGCGCAACCAATACTCTTCCCAAACGGCCGATCCTCTCGTCCGCATGTCCAGGCTGGATATGTTATGCGGAAAAGACACATCCATTTGTTCTCCCACATCTGTCACGACTCAAATCACCGCAAGCGTTGGCTGGCACCTTTTTCAAAACCGTCCTCAGTAAATCACTTGGCATCCCGGCCTCTCGTATATGGCATTTGGCCGTCATGCCTTGCTTTGACAAGAAGCTTGAAGCCAGTCGTGAGGAGCTTACCGATGCTTCGTGGCTGTCTGCGAAGGACGAAGACCACACACCCGTCCGTGATGTTGATTGCGTGATCACCACTCGCGAACTTCTAAGCCTAGCGTCTTCCAGGGGCCTTGCGCTTCCCAACCTACCGTTCAAATCCCTTCCTCAGGCTTATATACCACCATTCCCCGATACCACTCTGAACGAATTTCTGTTCTCAAAGTGTTCCCCAGGACAATCAACTGCCGCAGGTACATCCGGAGGCTACCTCCACCACGTGCTTCAGACTTTCCAAGCACGTAATCCAGGCAGTGAGATTGTCACTCAACGAGGAAGAAACGCCGATGTAGTCGAGTACACCCTCATGTCGTCGGAGCACACGCCTATCCTAAAAGCTGCTCGCTATTACGGTTTCCGCAATATTCAAAATCTTGTTCGCAAGCTAAAACCAGCCCGGGCTTCTCGTCTTCCGGGCGGTAATCGACGAATGCCAGTCGGACGGGGCGCTGCTTCTGGTGGTTCTGGCACAGATTACGCTTATGTAGAAGTCATGGCATGCCCTGGAGGCTGTACTAATGGAGGAGGTCAGATACGCATTGAAGATGCCCGCGAAGCTAGCTCCAGCGTGCAGTCCTCAACCTCGGGCGAAGTGCCCGACTCCTCGTCGAAGCCGACACCACATGAGCAACGCGCTTGGCTTGCCCGTGTAGACGAGGCATATTACTCTGCGGAGTCTGACTCCGAGTCGGAAGCCGGAAGCCAGTCGCAGCCCCTAACCATTCttgaaaaagaagacaaagtcCATGATGCCATGCGTTATTGGTCCGACTCCATGGGAATCCCGCTCTCGAAGCTTGCCTACACCACATATCGCGAGGTTGAGAGTGATGTTGGCAAGTCCCAGCCTGCCGCGAACGATACTACTCGCGTTGCCGAGCTTGCTGGAAAGATAGGCGGTGGTTGGTAA
- a CDS encoding MIX23 family protein (COG:S;~EggNog:ENOG410Q2HU;~InterPro:IPR016805,IPR019171;~PFAM:PF09774), translating to MSRASSTSAPQLTPQFCFNERLLRDFLRISRSTIDDSITQNLNALFTPSRQGFDPSSTAIRQIDASEGKQIEPAACQGFKDKVLFPSWQVRSDVLNYCAGVATSPDPEDPDLILQQTESAEDREHIVDDRLDPYAARFLPREARTESLANLVRTQRGVEDIIRTRTWGLVTERCGGPSEGWEEALNKWRENKQREQAPPLTE from the exons ATGTCTCGAGCATCGTCAACCTCAGCTCCTCAGCTGACACCCCAATTCTGTTTCAATGAGAGGCTGCTCAGAG ATTTTCTACGAATCTCTAGATCGACCATAGATGACTCCATTACGCAAAATCTCAATGCCTTGTTCACCCCATCTCGACAAGGATTcgatccctcctccacagctATTCGACAAATAGACGCCAGTGAAGGGAAGCAAATCGAACCAGCTGCTTGCCAGGGCTTCAAGGATAAGGTCTTGTTTCCATCATGGCAAGTCCGTTCGGATGTGCTCAACTATTGCGCCGGGGTGGCCACAAGTCCCGACCCGGAAGACCCGGACCTCATTCTCCAGCAGACCGAATCTGCAGAGGATCGCGAGCATATTGTCGATGATCGCCTAGACCCATATGCGGCCCGGTTTTTGCCTCGGGAGGCACGGACTGAGTCGTTGGCCAATCTTGTCCGCACTCAACGGGGGGTCGAAGACATTATACGCACGCGCACGTGGGGTCTGGTAACGGAACGATGTGGTGGCCCGTCGGAGGGCTGGGAAGAGGCGCTGAATAAATGGCGTGAGAATAAACAAAGAGAGCAGGCACCACCGTTGACAGAGTGA
- the TRP4 gene encoding anthranilate phosphoribosyltransferase (BUSCO:EOG09262N10;~COG:E;~EggNog:ENOG410PH4I;~InterPro:IPR036320,IPR017459,IPR000312,IPR035902;~PFAM:PF02885,PF00591;~go_function: GO:0016757 - transferase activity, transferring glycosyl groups [Evidence IEA]): protein MSASIHDQKPQHVSISPLLKRLAYPATERRVEASEIASAFALIFEDGISHIQTAALLTLLHSTGLDRDAEVIAKCSHRMREAARQVDRPTLKAAIKSRGKKEGNYRGGLCDIVGTGGDMHSTFNISTTSSIIASPLLMTAKHGNRAQTSFSGSADVLNAITPVPPKIGAVNADNLPQVYAETNYSFLFAPNFHFGMMYADPVRRGLGLRTIFNLMGPLANPVDWAIEARVVGVAYQSLGPVFVEALRQNGCKKALVVCGEEDLDEISCAGKTNCWQLTEYPNPAYQGSQEDECSCDEEEHPRTLVKMEMFQLHPSDFGLPTHPLSDVGGRKMPKDNAAKLMSILRNELPRDDPILSFVLMNVAALLTVSGICDADTSNMGPGDDGQVITERGPGGGRWKEGVRRARWAVESGAALKSFEHFIEVTNRL from the exons ATGTCCGCCTCAATTCACGACCAGAAACCGCAACATGTCTCCATTTCACCCCTCCTCAAGAGACTCGCCTACCCCGCTACGGAACGCCGGGTCGAAGCTTCGGAGATTGCCTCAGCTTTCGCCCTGATTTTTGAAGACGGGATTTCGCATATTCAGACCGCAGCGCTGCTCACGCTTTTGCATTCTACGGGATTGGATCGTGATGCTGAAGTCATTGCCAAGTGTTCGCATCGCATGCGCGAGGCCGCTCGCCAGGTCGACCGGCCTACTCTGAAGGCTGCTATCAAGTCGCgcgggaagaaggagggcaACTACAGGGGTGGTCTG TGCGATATCGTTGGTACCGGTGGAGACATGCATTCTACCTTCAACATTTCCACAACCTCTTCGATCATtgcctcccctctcctcatGACCGCCAAACATGGCAACCGGGCCCAGACCTCTTTCTCCGGATCCGCCGACGTCCTGAACGCCATTACTCCTGTGCCCCCGAAGATCGGCGCAGTTAACGCCGATAACCTTCCCCAGGTCTACGCGGAGACCAACTACTCCTTCCTGTTTGCTCCCAACTTCCACTTTGGCATGATGTACGCCGACCCTGTCCGGCGTGGGCTTGGACTTCGGACAATCTTCAACTTGATGGGACCCCTTGCCAACCCAGTCGACTGGGCTATCGAGGCGCGTGTTGTTGGTGTGGCCTACCAGAGCTTGGGACCGGTGTTTGTGGAGGCATTGCGACAGAACGGATGCAAGAAGGCGCTTGTTGTttgtggtgaggaggatctGGACGAGATCAGCTGCGCAGGAAAGACAAACTGCTGGCAACTAACGGAATATCCTAACCCCGCGTACCAAGGGTCCCAGGAGGACGAGTGCTCGTGCGATGAGGAGGAACACCCCCGCACATTGGTCAAGATGGAAATGTTCCAATTGCACCCGTCCGATTTTGGCCTGCCGACTCACCCGCTGTCTGACGTTGGCGGCAGGAAGATGCCCAAGGACAACGCAGCCAAGCTGATGAGCATTCTGCGGAATGAGTTGCCTCGGGATGATCCCATCCTGAGCTTCGTCCTCATGAACGTGGCTGCCCTCCTAACGGTGTCGGGTATCTGTGATGCGGACACCAGCAACATGGGACCTGGCGATGACGGTCAGGTCATCACTGAGCGCGGCCCTGGTGGCGGGCGCTGGAAGGAGGGTGTCCGCCGAGCTCGCTGGGCCGTTGAGAGCGGCGCTGCTCTCAAGTCCTTCGAGCACTTCATTGAAGTCACGAACCGGCTTTAA
- a CDS encoding phosphatidylinositol-specific phospholipase C (COG:T;~EggNog:ENOG410PKC3;~InterPro:IPR000909,IPR017946;~PFAM:PF00388;~go_function: GO:0008081 - phosphoric diester hydrolase activity [Evidence IEA];~go_process: GO:0006629 - lipid metabolic process [Evidence IEA]), which translates to MPCSLRRPRRHDPQNNATPERVNNRRSKNMVAEHLTIRNVTSTPITLKRIERFRAPDRSLGVQTFAKNFTRVLTNTTRANAPVAAVNDDTKPFAEKEVDIHVAPFESVQTELRSFIESEKERLRWVFEVEGERHQIQTPVPTTETATMKALCDNPKFKLTGIYITAASHLTIFSSANLNAWMGELKDDTLLSSLSIPGTHNSPTCHVAAPSVRCQAVSPREQLRNGVRFFDIRVQPQYPEDTSKEELILVHSVFPISLTGNKYFRDLMHEVNDFLEQNPSETLIISLKREGPGNHTDEQLSRIVNDHYARPGSRWYTEPKIPTLGEVRGKVVLVRRFEILEHLKDIHDGKGWGINASGWADNCASATCPSGQLCIQDFYEVLETTNIDKKIEYVTEQCGRASKTQYPFGVLPGPLATRAHPFYINFLSASNFWKVGTWPEKIAAKLNPATVEYLCRKHGEGDGDWSTGVLVTDWVGLDGDWDLVRCIVGLNSRLLHRQLMHAEQSEQSNGNN; encoded by the coding sequence ATGCCGTGCTCACTACGCCGTCCACGGAGACACGACCCGCAGAACAACGCAACGCCGGAGCgagtaaataatagaagatCCAAGAACATGGTGGCCGAACACCTTACTATTCGCAATGTCACCTCCACGCCCATTACACTGAAGCGCATTGAGCGCTTCCGTGCCCCCGATAGATCGCTTGGGGTTCAAACTTTTGCAAAGAATTTCACACGGGTCTTGACCAATACGACCCGTGCGAATGCCCCAGTTGCTGCTGTGAACGATGATACGAAGCCTTTTGcagagaaagaagttgaCATTCATGTCGCGCCCTTCGAGTCAGTCCAGACAGAGCTTCGCTCGTTCATCGAGTCCGAGAAGGAACGTTTGCGCTGGGTCTTTGAGGTGGAAGGAGAACGGCATCAAATCCAGACCCCAGTGCCCACCACTGAGACTGCCACCATGAAGGCACTGTGTGACAACCCCAAGTTCAAGCTCACGGGAATCTACATCACCGCCGCTTCCCATCTCACCATATTTTCCTCCGCCAATCTGAATGCCTGGATGGGCGAACTGAAGGATGACACCttgctctcctctctttcaaTTCCAGGCACGCACAACTCCCCAACCTGCCATGTTGCAGCACCATCTGTTCGTTGCCAAGCGGTCAGCCCCAGGGAACAGCTCAGGAACGGGGTGCGATTCTTTGATATCCGTGTGCAGCCTCAATATCCGGAAGATACGTCTAAAGAGGAGCTTATCCTCGTACACAGCGTCTTCCCCATCTCACTGACCGGCAACAAATACTTCCGGGACTTGATGCACGAAGTGAACGACTTCCTGGAGCAAAACCCGTCCGAAACACTCATCATCTCTCTCAAGCGTGAAGGTCCCGGAAACCACACCGACGAACAGCTAAGTAGAATCGTCAACGACCACTACGCCCGTCCAGGAAGCAGATGGTACACGGAACCAAAGATCCCCACCCTAGGCGAAGTACGTGGAAAGGTTGTTCTTGTCCGTCGGTTCGAAATCCTCGAACATCTGAAAGACATCCATGATGGCAAAGGATGGGGTATCAACGCCAGTGGCTGGGCCGATAACTGCGCCAGTGCCACCTGCCCCAGTGGACAGCTTTGCATCCAAGATTTCTACGAGGTCCTGGAGACCACGAACATCGATAAGAAGATCGAATACGTGACCGAGCAGTGCGGACGCGCAAGCAAGACTCAGTACCCGTTTGGGGTGCTTCCAGGGCCCTTGGCTACGCGAGCCCATCCGTTCTACATCAATTTCCTGAGCGCCAGCAATTTCTGGAAGGTCGGAACGTGGCCTGAGAAGATTGCTGCTAAGCTGAACCCTGCCACTGTTGAGTATCTGTGCAGGAAGCATGGagagggtgatggtgattggTCTACTGGTGTCCTTGTCACGGACTGGGTAGGCTTGGATGGCGACTGGGATCTTGTACGATGCATTGTGGGGTTGAATTCTCGGCTGCTACACAGGCAGTTGATGCATGCAGAGCAGAGCGAGCAGAGCAATGGCAACAATTAA
- a CDS encoding mitochondrial 54S ribosomal protein uL10m (COG:S;~EggNog:ENOG410PJEZ;~InterPro:IPR043141,IPR001790;~go_process: GO:0042254 - ribosome biogenesis [Evidence IEA]), which translates to MPPRVRISSGRITQSVRRQRVVYQHELPIAARYASTAATATTPAASIEQMTHSPAPIAHYPPTQPPSHRNPEYRRSQLLRQYTSIIRTTPLMVFLQHDNLQSVEWAAIRRELSAAMQKVDEKIASEGRKAPALAPHIKVQIVQTRIFEVALRIVEYFRPKQTTPVPRAVDPATQTSAEIPLAPSRDDPTLSHDLSRAAHDAVLSMKGKHELSELLVGPVAVLTIPHVSPEHLKAALQVLAPKSIGLPLPTRKANPGWHEFPVQNGLNKLSLIAARMDGQVFDVEQCKWVTSIEGGMDGLRSQLVMALQSMGSSITNALEGAGKSLYFTLESRKQDMEPKEEKAPEDENKGDSA; encoded by the coding sequence ATGCCGCCTCGCGTCCGCATCTCCAGCGGCCGCATCACTCAGTCGGTCCGCAGACAAAGGGTCGTTTACCAGCATGAACTCCCGATTGCTGCCAGATATGCCAGCACAGCAGCCACGGCAACGACCCCGGCCGCATCAATTGAGCAAATGACACACTCTCCTGCCCCTATCGCCCACTACCCTCCCACGCAGCCTCCCTCGCACCGCAACCCCGAATACCGCCGGtcccagctcctccggcaatacacctccatcatccgcACCACGCCTCTCATGGTCTTCCTGCAGCACGACAACCTCCAATCGGTCGAGTGGGCCGCTATCCGCCGAGAGCTGAGCGCAGCCATGCAGAAGGTGGACGAGAAGATTGCCTCGGAGGGCCGTAAGGCCCCAGCACTGGCTCCGCACATCAAGGTCCAGATTGTCCAGACGCGCATTTTCGAAGTCGCCCTCCGCATCGTCGAATACTTCCGTCCTAAGCAGACCACCCCTGTCCCCAGAGCCGTCGACCCTGCCACGCAAACATCGGCCGAAATCCCTCTTGCCCCTTCCCGGGATGACCCTACCCTTTCCCATGACCTCTCCCGCGCCGCTCATGATGCCGTCCTGTCTATGAAGGGCAAACATGAGCTCTCGGAGCTGCTGGTTGGTCCTGTGGCcgtcctcaccatcccccacGTCTCCCCCGAACACTTGAAGGCCGCGTTGCAGGTCCTGGCCCCCAAGTCCATCGGTCTTCCTCTGCCTACCCGGAAGGCTAACCCGGGCTGGCATGAGTTCCCTGTTCAGAACGGTCTGAACAAGTTGTCTTTGATTGCTGCTCGTATGGATGGACAGGTCTTCGATGTTGAGCAGTGCAAGTGGGTCACCAGTATCGAGGGCGGTATGGATGGCCTGCGGTCACAGCTCGTTATGGCTCTGCAGAGCATGGGATCCAGCATCACGAATGCTTTGGAGGGTGCTGGAAAGAGCCTTTACTTTACGCTTGAGAGCAGAAAGCAGGATATGGAgccgaaggaggagaaggctccCGAGGATGAGAACAAGGGTGATTCTGCTTGA
- a CDS encoding putative formamidopyrimidine-DNA glycosylase (COG:L;~EggNog:ENOG410PJBJ;~InterPro:IPR012319,IPR010979,IPR015886,IPR035937;~PFAM:PF01149,PF06831;~go_function: GO:0003676 - nucleic acid binding [Evidence IEA];~go_function: GO:0003684 - damaged DNA binding [Evidence IEA];~go_function: GO:0003906 - DNA-(apurinic or apyrimidinic site) endonuclease activity [Evidence IEA];~go_function: GO:0008270 - zinc ion binding [Evidence IEA];~go_function: GO:0016799 - hydrolase activity, hydrolyzing N-glycosyl compounds [Evidence IEA];~go_function: GO:0019104 - DNA N-glycosylase activity [Evidence IEA];~go_process: GO:0006284 - base-excision repair [Evidence IEA]) — protein MPELAEVSRIVHFLRQHLVGKTLSKVSVQNDDIIYGKAGTTAAEFQKAMEGKKVTGAGQQGKYFWIAMSSPPHAVMHFGMAGWLKIRDADTYYYRTDKPEDREWPPKYWKFLLETDGDPKTEAAFVDFRRLARIRLVDCPAEEIRKYSPLKENGPDPVADKDIVSEEWLAKKLRSKKVPVKALLLDQANISGIGNWMGDEILYQAKIHPEQYSNTLDDDQIKELHSAIHYICSTSVELLADSEKFPADWLFKHRWSKGKKNTPSVLPNGEKITFLTVGGRTSAVVPSVQKKTGPVAKDVSSEDASNAPAKSKRKRASVKKEESEPEASEEDSKPKTGPKRQSRASVKKEDIDETETKPVEAQQTTRRRSGRLRK, from the exons ATGCCCGAGCTAGCGGAAGTCTCACGTATAGTCCATTTCCTTCGTCAACATCTTGTCGGCAAAACGCTTTCCAAGGTGTCGGTGCAAAACGATGACATTATTTACGGCAAAGCGGGCACCACTGCTGCCGAGTTTCAAAAGGcaatggaagggaagaaagttaCTGGTGCCGGACAGCAGGGCAAGTACTTCTGGATTGCTatgtcatcaccaccccacGCAGTTATGCATTTTGGTATGGCGGGCTGGCTGAAGATCCGGGACGCCGACACATACTACTACCGGACAGACAAACCAGAAGATAGGGAGTGGCCGCCGAAGTACTGGAAGTTCTTGCTCGAAACCGATGGCGATCCAAAGACAGAGGCTGCGTTTGTTGATTTTCGCCGACTGGCCAGGATACGCCTGGTAGACTGTCCCGCGGAGGAAATCCGTAAATACAGTCCTCTGAAAGAGAATGGCCCAGATCCTGTCGCCGATAAAGACATTGTATCGGAGGAGTGGCTGGCAAAGAAGCTGAGAAGCAAGAAGGTACCTGTAAAAGCCCTGCTCCTTGATCAGGCGAATATTAGCGGAATAGGCAACTGGATGGG CGATGAAATCCTCTACCAAGCTAAGATACACCCTGAGCAATACAGCAACACtcttgatgatgaccagATCAAAGAGCTGCATTCAGCGATACATTATATCTGCTCCACCTCCGTAGAACTTCTGGCAGATTCGGAGAAATTCCCAGCTGACTGGCTGTTCAAACATCGGTGGAGTAAAGGCAAGAAGAATACGCCATCAGTGCTGCCAAACGGGGAAAAAATCACTTTCCTTACGGTAGGCGGCAGAACCAGCGCAGTGGTTCCAAGCGTGCAGAAGAAGACTGGGCCAGTAGCCAAGGACGTCAGCAGTGAAGACGCCAGTAATGCGCCGGCAAAGTCAAAGCGAAAGCGGGCCTCAGTGAAAAAGGAGGAGAGCGAACCGGAAGCTAGCGAAGAGGATTCGAAGCCCAAGACAGGGCCCAAAAGGCAAAGCAGGGCTTctgtcaagaaggaagacatCGATGAGACAGAGACCAAGCCGGTAGAAGCACAACAAACTACCAGAAGGCGCTCTGGCCGACTTCGAAAGTAG
- the RPC10 gene encoding Rpo12/RPC10 RNA polymerase subunit family protein (COG:K;~EggNog:ENOG410PR3T;~InterPro:IPR039747,IPR006591,IPR029040;~PFAM:PF03604;~go_function: GO:0003677 - DNA binding [Evidence IEA];~go_function: GO:0003899 - DNA-directed 5'-3' RNA polymerase activity [Evidence IEA];~go_function: GO:0008270 - zinc ion binding [Evidence IEA];~go_process: GO:0006351 - transcription, DNA-templated [Evidence IEA]) translates to MSREQYQVPNLGGGGAQNAFGDAAGGGPMDGPVVAYLCGECNSRVSLKRGDQIRCKECGHRVLYKERTKRMVQFEAR, encoded by the exons ATGTCCCGCGAACAATACCAAGTCCCCAAcctgggcggcggcggcgcccAGAACGCCTTCGGTGATGCTGCCGGTGGTGGCCCCATGGACGGCCCTGTCGTTGCGTACCTGTGTGGCGAGTGCAACTCGCGCGTTTCGCTGAAGAGGGGAGATCAGATTCGGTGCAAGGAGTGCGGTCACCGGGTTTTGTATAAGGAGAGGACGAAGAG AATGGTTCAGTTCGAGGCCCGGTGA